A window from Fragaria vesca subsp. vesca linkage group LG5, FraVesHawaii_1.0, whole genome shotgun sequence encodes these proteins:
- the LOC101302754 gene encoding uncharacterized protein LOC101302754 isoform 2 codes for MDETYWDSLLDLIKKGSDGDTIMVPNNDSKFFIYDAMDDLKTAGTLVEYKGKKRARKVYRALHHAKETDEHFLLPVRFIADKYWVFPMRLISWGDWLSVLRKDPPALGEVPKIVSSVWRQITKVVKSLFLKKKNCFAKVSDSFGITRDNKVYCYAPPGSKTDFHTNLTDLSDMADDLIGCLRLLKNRFQVSSLNATIDRFVDFRDFVRVTYLDWLRREGDQLSAGTRFQLQLFCLHHPASFDDAGFLRFFNNLGLIGDRDEPTNLGNQAEFRDHIWDTLNDWRQTVSVDEQLKRSSVSFDQSRARRRSTAKSKTEVSHPGSSCFLS; via the exons ATGGATGAGACATACTGGGACTCTCTCTTGGACCTAATCAAGAAGGGCAGTGATGGAGATACAATTATGGTTCCCAACAACGACTCCAAGTTTTTCATTTACGATGCCATGGACGATTTGAAGACTGCCGGTACGCTAGTGGAATATAAGGGCAAGAAGCGCGCTCGCAAGGTCTATCGCGCCCTCCACCATGCTAAGGAGACCGATGAGCACTTTCTTCTGCCGGTGCGATTCATTGCCGATAAGTATTGGGTATTCCCAATGCGTCTAATCTCTTGGGGTGATTGGTTGTCAGTCCTTCGAAAAGATCCACCAGCTCTCGGTGAAGTGCCGAAAATTGTCTCGTCAGTGTGGAGACAAATTACTAAAGTGGTCAAGAGTCTCTTCTTAAAAAAAAAAAATTGTTTTGCAAAAGTGTCGGACTCATTTGGAATCACAAGAGACAACAAGGTCTACTGTTACGCCCCGCCAG GTAGTAAAACCGACTTTCATACCAACCTGACTGACTTGAGCGACATGGCGGACGACTTGATAGGTTGCCTTCGACTTTTGAAGAATCGATTTCAAGTTTCAAGCTTGAATGCCACCATTGATAGGTTCGTTGATTTTCGCGATTTTGTCCGAGTAACCTACCTGGATTGGCTGAGGAGGGAAGGTGACCAGTTGTCTGCGGGGACTCGATTTCAACTCCAACTGTTTTGTTTACATCATCCTGCGTCATTCGACGATGCCGGCTTCCTTCGTTTCTTCAATAATCTGGGTCTTATCGGAGATAGGGATGAACCTACCAATTTGGGTAATCAAGCAGAATTTCGGGATCATATATGGGACACACTCAATGACTGGAGACAGACCGTGTCTGTTGATGAGCAACTCAAAAGGAGTTCTGTTTCATTCGATCAATCAAGAGCCAGAAGGCGATCAACAGCAAAATCCAAAACCGAAGTATCACATCCGGGATCTTCCTGCTTTCTGTCTTAA
- the LOC101302754 gene encoding uncharacterized protein LOC101302754 isoform 1: protein MDETYWDSLLDLIKKGSDGDTIMVPNNDSKFFIYDAMDDLKTAGTLVEYKGKKRARKVYRALHHAKETDEHFLLPVRFIADKYWVFPMRLISWGDWLSVLRKDPPALGEVPKIVSSVWRQITKVVKSLFLKKKNCFAKVSDSFGITRDNKVYCYAPPGWFRFEHVSENFLLYICDSEHLFMFVGSKTDFHTNLTDLSDMADDLIGCLRLLKNRFQVSSLNATIDRFVDFRDFVRVTYLDWLRREGDQLSAGTRFQLQLFCLHHPASFDDAGFLRFFNNLGLIGDRDEPTNLGNQAEFRDHIWDTLNDWRQTVSVDEQLKRSSVSFDQSRARRRSTAKSKTEVSHPGSSCFLS from the coding sequence ATGGATGAGACATACTGGGACTCTCTCTTGGACCTAATCAAGAAGGGCAGTGATGGAGATACAATTATGGTTCCCAACAACGACTCCAAGTTTTTCATTTACGATGCCATGGACGATTTGAAGACTGCCGGTACGCTAGTGGAATATAAGGGCAAGAAGCGCGCTCGCAAGGTCTATCGCGCCCTCCACCATGCTAAGGAGACCGATGAGCACTTTCTTCTGCCGGTGCGATTCATTGCCGATAAGTATTGGGTATTCCCAATGCGTCTAATCTCTTGGGGTGATTGGTTGTCAGTCCTTCGAAAAGATCCACCAGCTCTCGGTGAAGTGCCGAAAATTGTCTCGTCAGTGTGGAGACAAATTACTAAAGTGGTCAAGAGTCTCTTCTTAAAAAAAAAAAATTGTTTTGCAAAAGTGTCGGACTCATTTGGAATCACAAGAGACAACAAGGTCTACTGTTACGCCCCGCCAGGTTGGTTTAGATTTGAGCACGTCTCTGAAAATTTTCTTCTTTACATTTGTGATTCTGAACACTTGTTTATGTTTGTAGGTAGTAAAACCGACTTTCATACCAACCTGACTGACTTGAGCGACATGGCGGACGACTTGATAGGTTGCCTTCGACTTTTGAAGAATCGATTTCAAGTTTCAAGCTTGAATGCCACCATTGATAGGTTCGTTGATTTTCGCGATTTTGTCCGAGTAACCTACCTGGATTGGCTGAGGAGGGAAGGTGACCAGTTGTCTGCGGGGACTCGATTTCAACTCCAACTGTTTTGTTTACATCATCCTGCGTCATTCGACGATGCCGGCTTCCTTCGTTTCTTCAATAATCTGGGTCTTATCGGAGATAGGGATGAACCTACCAATTTGGGTAATCAAGCAGAATTTCGGGATCATATATGGGACACACTCAATGACTGGAGACAGACCGTGTCTGTTGATGAGCAACTCAAAAGGAGTTCTGTTTCATTCGATCAATCAAGAGCCAGAAGGCGATCAACAGCAAAATCCAAAACCGAAGTATCACATCCGGGATCTTCCTGCTTTCTGTCTTAA
- the LOC101303230 gene encoding uncharacterized protein LOC101303230 has product MDSPLTKKSEVMDMPIYLQFIDGEVKDPHHRWFVIEEKSGVDKGTDDELRPELWIHKSEQDRVRVVKLPNIGYATAAAPFLVAKSRLFFVGGVTVRGGWDGKVDNNGILYIDLQQRSPISWSRFATRNFKYVRTAVVSDDGDWIYLLTTADRVLRFNCHHLEDKPEAFPLPFTGRPIASTGSKMLLYNPAREAKPGLLGFCHLESRSWEEICSFPVDKDPFTCWRFPKWSATVVLAQDFVIDFGSFHPRTGMYEPALYVFDIRNNVWLPEPVQGLSNDGIVLPDPDVKSQWLISYTALMQVRRDELKFALVWSKLCNADDDQTEVHWSKFILHIQNNDDQDVSLPFQAVDLSYGICYGGNTHLIKSTVG; this is encoded by the coding sequence ATGGATTCGCCGTTAACAAAGAAAAGTGAAGTTATGGATATGCCGATCTACCTACAGTTTATCGACGGTGAGGTTAAAGATCCTCATCATCGTTGGTTTGTGATCGAGGAGAAAAGTGGTGTCGATAAAGGAACAGATGATGAGTTGAGGCCGGAACTCTGGATCCATAAAAGTGAGCAAGATAGAGTCAGAGTTGTCAAGCTTCCCAACATAGGGTATGCTACCGCTGCGGCCCCTTTTCTAGTCGCCAAATCCCGTCTATTCTTCGTCGGTGGCGTTACTGTAAGAGGAGGATGGGACGGCAAAGTCGATAACAACGGAATCCTCTACATTGACTTGCAGCAGCGGAGCCCCATCTCTTGGTCGAGATTCGCAACTCGAAATTTCAAATATGTGAGAACGGCGGTGGTTTCCGATGACGGCGATTGGATCTACTTGTTGACGACGGCAGATAGAGTGCTCCGCTTCAACTGCCACCACTTGGAAGACAAACCGGAAGCCTTTCCCCTCCCATTCACTGGGCGGCCAATTGCGTCAACTGGGTCCAAGATGCTCCTGTATAATCCTGCTCGGGAGGCCAAGCCGGGTCTGTTGGGCTTCTGTCATTTGGAATCTCGCTCTTGGGAGGAGATATGTAGTTTTCCCGTTGACAAGGATCCCTTCACATGCTGGCGCTTCCCTAAGTGGTCTGCCACCGTTGTGCTGGCGCAAGACTTTGTGATAGACTTTGGAAGTTTCCATCCCAGGACTGGGATGTATGAACCGGCTTTGTATGTTTTTGATATCCGTAACAATGTATGGCTCCCCGAACCAGTTCAGGGACTCTCAAACGATGGCATCGTCCTTCCCGACCCCGACGTGAAGAGTCAATGGCTTATCTCTTACACAGCGCTGATGCAAGTCAGGAGAGATGAACTCAAGTTTGCTTTGGTTTGGTCCAAACTCTGTAACGCCGACGATGATCAGACTGAAGTTCATTGGTCTAAGTTCATACTCCACATCCAAAATAATGATGATCAAGACGTTTCCCTGCCCTTCCAAGCTGTTGACTTGTCTTATGGAATCTGTTATGGTGGCAATACTCATTTGATCAAGAGCACCGTTGGATGA
- the LOC101312357 gene encoding putative F-box protein At1g50870-like: MTAGIHIGCRHSPKKTTRLGDLPDLILVEILAGLACKSTLFRAKCVSKRWLSLLSDPYFVRTFLSVQGVDEGNAFLGAEKERHVHLELVATYNDLVLCCKTYTIYDDEDMESYLIHNPYYICNPYTKKWLALPPGNHLRVPSSCTTYVGFICEPYFKQQHSEQASSKITLNAEYRWSVVQMLIPLEPSMHQLRMDIFSSETGQWRPLV; encoded by the exons ATGACTGCCGGCATTCATATTGGTTGCCGGCATTCACCAAAAAAGACTACTCGACTTGGTGATCTCCCGGACTTGATATTGGTTGAAATCCTTGCTGGACTTGCTTGCAAATCAACACTATTTCGAGCCAAGTGCGTCTCCAAGCGTTGGTTGAGTCTCCTCTCTGACCCTTATTTTGTTAGGACCTTTCTGAGTGTCCAAGGTGTTGACGAAGGAAACGCCTTTCTAGGTGCAG AGAAAGAACGACATGTTCATCTAGAATTGGTGGCAACATATAATGATTTGGTTTTGTGCTGCAAAACCTACACAATTTACGACGACGAGGATATGGAGTCTTACTTGATCCACAATCCCTACTACATCTGTAATCCATACACCAAGAAGTGGCTTGCACTCCCTCCCGGCAACCATCTTCGAGTCCCTTCCAGCTGCACAACATATGTGGGATTCATCTGCGAGCCCTACTTTAAGCAGCAGCATTCAGAACAAGCTAGTTCAAAGATCACTCTTAATGCGGAGTATAGATGGAGCGTTGTGCAAATGTTGATTCCTCTTGAGCCATCCATGCATCAATTACGAATGGACATCTTCTCCTCCGAGACTGGACAGTGGAGGCCATTG GTGTAG